In Microbulbifer sp. THAF38, the sequence TCCATTCTTCCCTCTATTCTTTCCTCCTCTCTACTCTTTCCTTTTTCATTCTTGCTTTTTCTCTCACCTCTTTTAGCGGGAGAAGGCGCATAAGATAAGCTTTTCACTAAACCCCATTCATTCTAAAAGAGCGAATTTACAGTCCATTTTTAACTGATATTTATTCAGTCTTCCGCCAGCTATCATGGCCCTAACACTATTTATTACCTCACAGATGAGGATTAGGCTATGTACTACTTCAGACCTTCACAGGAACGTGGGCAAGCCCGTTTTGGCTGGCTAAACAGCAAACATACCTTTTCTTTTGGACACTATTACGATCCCAAACATATGGGATTTTCCGCGCTACGCGTAATCAATGATGATACGGTGATGCCTGGAGCCGGATTTGATACTCACGGACATCGGGATATGGAAATTATTTCCTATATCCTTCAAGGTGCGATCGAGCATAAGGACAGCGAGGGTAACCGCTATGTAGTACCAGCTGGTGAGATCCAGAGGATGAGCGCAGGTACCGGTATTACCCACTCGGAATACAATCACTCAAAGTCAGATCAGCTGAAGTTCCTGCAAATCTGGATTGAGCCAAACCGCCGGGGTGTG encodes:
- a CDS encoding pirin family protein; protein product: MYYFRPSQERGQARFGWLNSKHTFSFGHYYDPKHMGFSALRVINDDTVMPGAGFDTHGHRDMEIISYILQGAIEHKDSEGNRYVVPAGEIQRMSAGTGITHSEYNHSKSDQLKFLQIWIEPNRRGVQPSYEQKSITQHGKLTALVTPGGRDNTLSIHQDASLYRLQLNTGETITLDALERPGYLHVIDGEASVNDKSILASGDGLGLFKEEIQLQAARDGITALWFDLPAN